A section of the Nocardioides oleivorans genome encodes:
- a CDS encoding cellulose synthase, which translates to MEASTWAALTAALTVAGAIWTWIAFRRRGAVNGLRALGFTLLPAAAWLTGTLEMVVEIGSSVTDWATSLVFDVRTWVGVGLAGLAVVLYVISGFLRDRQLGKAQSGSGTAGAGAAKPGGRESLPPSSARASGGSPIDDDLADIEALLRKRGIE; encoded by the coding sequence GTGGAAGCGAGTACCTGGGCCGCCCTGACCGCCGCGCTCACCGTGGCCGGTGCCATCTGGACGTGGATCGCGTTCCGTCGCCGCGGGGCCGTCAACGGCCTGCGTGCGCTCGGCTTCACGCTGCTGCCGGCGGCCGCCTGGCTCACGGGGACGCTCGAGATGGTCGTCGAGATCGGCAGCTCGGTGACCGACTGGGCGACCAGCCTCGTCTTCGACGTCCGCACGTGGGTCGGGGTCGGTCTCGCCGGGCTGGCCGTCGTCCTCTACGTCATCAGCGGCTTCCTGCGCGACCGCCAGCTCGGCAAGGCCCAGTCGGGAAGCGGCACCGCAGGCGCGGGGGCCGCGAAGCCGGGCGGGCGCGAGTCGCTGCCGCCCAGCTCGGCGAGGGCGTCCGGAGGATCCCCGATCGACGACGACCTGGCCGACATCGAGGCGCTCCTGCGCAAGCGAGGCATCGAGTGA